In Miscanthus floridulus cultivar M001 chromosome 19, ASM1932011v1, whole genome shotgun sequence, the DNA window aaggttttgttgatccaaacaatgtTGGAAAAAATTACAAGctttagaaatccatttatgggttaaagcaagcatctcggagttggaacattcattttgatgaagtggtcaaagggtttggcttccatcagaatgaagaagaaccttgtgtttacaagaaggaaagtgggagcgctgttgtatttctgatcttgtatgtggatgacatattattgattgggaatgacattcctatgttgcaatccgtaaagacttcactgaataataatttttctatgaaggatttaggagaagtagcatacattttgggcatcaagatctatagagatagatcgaagaggcttataggattaagccaagatacgtacattgacaaggtgttgaaatgattcaacatggaacagtccaagaaagggttcttgcctatgtcacatggtatgcgctttagcgatAAACAGTGTCCTTCGATAGCTGATGAGCGGAAGCacatgagtaaggttccatatgcctcggcagttggttccatcatgtacgccatgatatgtactcacccagatgtctcatatgctctaagtgttgcgagtaggtaccaagctgatctaggagagagtcactagacacttgttaaaaacattcttaagtacttgagaaggactaaagatgtgttcctaatctatggaggtgaggaggagcttgttgtaaatggttacaccgatgctagcttccaaactgacaTGGATGATTCACATTCttaatcaggttttgtgttcacaataaatggtggtgctgtaagttggaaaagttccaagcaggagacggtgaccgattctatagcagaggccgagtacattgcatcttctagagctacaaaggaaggtgtttggatgaggaggttcctcattgaacttggtgtgtttctGAATACGTCCAacccattgaatctacattgtgacaacaatggggcaatCACGCAGGCAaaggagccaaggaatcaccaaaagaacaaacatgtactgcagaaatttcacctcattcgagAGTTCGTTAGACAAGATGAGATCAAGATATGCAAGATACacacagatttgaatgttgcagatcctttgacaaaggctcttccatagcctaagcatgaggcacacatgagagctatgggtattagatatctttgagattaactctagtgcaagtgggagattgttgggagcatgccctagagataatcgtagagatgattatattgccttgtatccatgatatattatgagttcattgaatttccattaaagacaatctgtatcgattagcaattatgtgaattgtttgtgaaactcttttacttgtatggttattctaatgttgtccctggtcagagtttgtgtgaggacacacatgaataatggatcagcacattattagttgatgactatgtttcacaagtcatagacatggagatgtcaaactaataatgtgggcacatgcatgacatggggctggactgacccaacatgagatgttattattatctctattcatgtcatgtacgttatgtccttagacctgagattgttgtatgtattcaagatgtgaaatgacctacttagggactatcaaacgctactccataacagggtagttataaaggtggttttcagGTTtatcgggaaacatgctatgagacatagacaatcgagatggaatttgcccctctctatatatgagagagatatcactggatcactctaatgattagatcaagaaatgcatggtcgtgcttgggttaagtgttaacctatgagttggaccaaatatcatgaggcaagggaataacaagtatgtggttttgtggtggttcgtctgatatgatctttgcgtacacataggagttgacatgccttgctagaggctgctatcaactaatggccgagtaggagtactcgggccatgtctatgtgtgtgtgaacccatagggtcgcacgcttaaggggcaagaagcctaattcggattggatccgagttagacaaggcttagggttactaatgggcctccaactcgggagctcattatggacgcctataaatatgtggaGTGGGCAACGGGGCTAAGGCATCCACGCCTTTTGGCAACCATCGTCGCCCATCCTACGCCCATGCCTACTGTTCCTCGTGGACCTAGCAGTCTAGAGGCGCAATGCTTCCTCCCTGTACATGTGGATACCTCGAAGGTGCTGTATTtggagcacaaggatgaaccACACGAAGGGGACGGATTACCTCGCAACTGCTTGGCACTACTACGACACGTttgactacatcgagtcgcttccgctgcacctgcgcgtctagtggcaatcccatgatctataactagcagtagatcctagtttatgaggtcaaaattttttgttttctggctagcgtagcatcctcataaccctacaggTTTGGCCCATACTTAATACgaatcatggagcattgctccttCCTAGGCCTGAAGGCAAATTTTTCTTCATTACAATTGATATTGAAGCGGATTTCTCTGGCTCCAACATCAATTTGGGCTCCTATAGTGCTCAAGAAGGGTCACCCAAGGATGAGGGTCGATTCTTTTGTGATCTCCATGTCGAGCACCATGAAGTCGATAGGGATGTAGCAATCCCTAATTTTCACTGGAATATCTTTGGCTATCCCTACCGGGTAACGGACCATCGAATCGGCCAGCGGGAGCATCATCGGTGTTGGCGTCAGTTGTGTGAGGTTCAGCTTGTCGAAGATGGCCTTGGGCATAATGCTTATGCTAGCCCCAAGGTCACACAAAGCTTGCTTGAAATATTGGATCCCGATGGAACGTGAGATTATGGGGCACCCAGGATCCTTCTTCTTTTTAGGAAAGTCAAGTATAGCAGTGCTACACTCTTCTGTCAGCTTGACAACCTCCATGGACAGTAGCGATTGCTTGTTATTGATGATATCGTTAATGTACTTGGTGTAGGAAGGTACATGCAAGACGTCCATTAATGGAATGCTTACATGTACCTTCTCGATCATCTCAACAAAATGAGCGAATTCCTCATCCATGGCTTGCTTGCGGTTTCTTGTGGGAAACGACAAGTAGTTGGTGTCGACGAAGTCCTTTGGTGCCGTCTCCACTTCTTGttcgttttctttttcttcttatgtTGTTGAAGGTTCAGCCTCTTGTCACTGTTTTGCTTTTCCTACATAATGGTTAGGATTTGGTGGGTCACGAGTGGACTTACCACccctcgtgaccaccacatttaCTTTTTCACATGAATTTTTAGGTTGAGCAGAAATTTTCCCATCGTTACTAATAGGAATGGCAACAACTATTTTAGCTAGTTGTGATTCTACCATTTTATTAAAACTTAATTGATTTTTAATAGCATAAGTTAAACCTTCAATCTAAGagtttatattttcaagaatttTATCATTAGTTGTGAGCTTTTTGTTAAACTTTCATTTATTTTTGCTTGGCCTAGTACCAAGTCTTTTAAAGAAGGTTGATTTGAATTGTAATAAGAATTGAAGTTCAAATTACCTTGCGGGCGGGATTGGTTATTCCACCTGTTATTACATTGTGGTTGGCAAAACCCGTTGTTGATGTAGGCAGCTTCTTCACGGGTTTTGGGGTAGTCATTCCCTGAATAGCCAATGTTTCCACAGACTTCACAcgtcatgtgtgagtccatggcctgGACGCTATAAcaaaaccgtccaatttataagagcacaagtacaatggtagcccgcaagcggccgcactatcatacttgagcctatataaacccagtagtccgtcgagtaccacgaaggctCTCGATTCATTGCCAACATACAActaagattgtacatgattcaacatacatgccacatgttacatagagttcacaaataaattggcatacatcagagtatgattaaagttattacaaaccaagttccaaataaagtaataatagcagaagcaaagtagttttaaaaccaacatctcacaccattgtttaaTACAAGCCAGTTTGTGATCACcatccacaaaagcatcatagataagatatataagtagaagcgccttgcccggggcctactcctcgtccacaatgggacagaagcaattcttacaatagccatgaaagactgtgttatctgcaacaagtgggaaataaagcctaagtacaagaaggtactcagctagacttacccttcATAAACCAGGGACTCCAAGGATCattcaaggctttataagtggagctagcttgacactattttgcataaaaagccactaattatagctgttcatctctagattagcaactaacctttgccaaacatgtggtatatcatttagtagcataacaatagtaaccatagcttgtgtaagattttcatattcatcaaaaccatcatattccataatccaattactacgatgaagaagctccgttaagtttctcactatccgggagagacaacaATTCAAATCGATTACAACCAGctaggcagtattcctaacacaaacccagacatacctgcgccaaggtagacttaggtcacctttggttaggtacacattttgtgggttcgatcagcgccgcaccctcagggacacTATCGGATGCCAGGTCGATTAGGACTcaacctgcccttggcctcacaccggctccccgcacatccataCTACCTCCAGTGTATGCACTTTGATAGAAcgaggcccgacctgagttgaactactcggctttgcggtcggaacgaattgtctggccaactaagtgagaggcatgtgttcaaaatgacaagagggcctccaacgatgcagtccttaatcggcacagatggaatcacatgagtcaacctacacatagactctgcctggcctccagttacattatcccatggttcttttccacgatagcaaatatatccaaccgtgattcggtatccacctatatctcgccaGTCataggaaatcatccgacttctacctgtctaagcatggctaagcatatattcgatcctggacctacacagggtttaaagtatatatctggacaaggtggttctatgcatcaagtgtttccaaatgaACTCTTATAAccgaatgcatcaaacataaaggactcaagtgatattttataaaacctaggaggcttagaatgttcTGGGGCTTGTCTTTTAGGAAAGATGTGGGTTGGTGATCAGGGAACTCTGGTAGTTCTTCTGGAGCCTGCTCCTCTCCTTTGGGAGCTATGGGTTGGGGTGTCCCTTGATTGTCCTCTgcctcttctttgaattccagtagggttactccttcaggcgatcctatatgtatgagcatgaaataagatatcatggatgcatagataatgacatatatgatatgatatgataaaatgcataatcataagtgtccttaatagcaatgtattaaagtgataacaagataaattttcttttactgagtaggtgaatATCTCCtatctagtaattaaacaaatttcCATTTAAGCATTTTCTGGACTGCAAgtcagcagccacttgttttgaccataaatggagttatacacatccaaacaatatggttgtggactttctggaaagatgatgaaattacctacaacgttattttaatcatcttaaggtgatttagtagctatctaggtcaaacaattcaatctttcagatctgtccagaggacaagcaaatctgatagcagacttcgaacaactataattcttaaaccattaggcctatgaccatgaaattttaggacaagtaaGATGAGTaggttatatacaactttgttattaacaagtttcacaggaaaggtcactatcatcatgaatttgtcaacacaacagaaactactcatgcagccatttagttgaattataaagcaataattaactagctgcctataaccaattacttctaagcccaaCTAATaatatcaatagatcatatgggtcacaagcaccacaaaaaacatcatggttaagcccaaataatttacttatgtgcatttattaatttccttatataatagggcgATTTAGAAGATAAATACTTCCATTGaataataaattctgagaaaattacagtatcttacatatgaccccaaaagtctactgttaaaatttcatgccatttggataagtatagccacctttacaaaaatgacaaattgcataggcttattttagcaaaaatagtttagcctagtgaaaagtgtcaaacaacagatttcatatttttcatactttcatcctagcaccataacactgagtaaaaatttgcatgataataagttatgtatttttaccccatttaatttcactagaaactagcaattaatcaaggataaataggaagaccatatttctagtatgcctactgtaggtttagtatttttcctagttaGAGCAtgtgtgggggtacgaccctagatacccacgacagaccatatgagctatgcccctaggggcggccgagcccacaagacgaagccttgcggggcacgactctacttggcgcctcccgcaagacaccgggaagatatcctcaagatactacgagatctgttaggatacgtatgatcccatgattcctgtaatttattattactttccgattatctctcagatctaactgacttgtaaccctaccctcgaactatataaggcgggcagagaccccctccaaactcacacaatatcatacgatagctaatacaaaccaatagactataggagtagggtattacgtcatactgatagcctgaacatgtctaactcgtgtgtctctattgccttcttgttcttgattacacgtgtcgatagaatatgcttggcagtccaccgaggggtatcccgcgatggtagatttgtcggtggaggtgcgcgtaatcaggaaccggatggtgacacaaggcgcagagacagtgatttagacaggttcgggccgtctgatcgacataataccctatgtcctgtgtctttggtgtattgtattgaatacatgatgtcgagtagagaacccctgcctctccttatatactctggaggggtagagttacaagtaaaatatcctatttggtactatacaatgtcttgcggtgcacaccgagcagcgccgtgcacgccttgatcttgtgggtcgggccacctccgatggtgcggcccatgtcttgggggccatacccccacagtttgtccccgagcctgatagtaggtgacgtagtcacgtggtgccagggtcataaagtagaagaccagccgagcaggcagccagtccccgggcgtagcctcgagatgagaacaagcacattcactgcaaggtgaagtgtgcccacttagtccccgagcctgctggaagatgaagaatgaatcttgtagcagggtcaaagaagtctgaaagattgccgacatcgtctgacatgcgcgtatcaagaccccagatatgctgcccaagatcagcaccctgatccaaacagcatggagcagcttgatagcacactgacgagacatagcaagatccaagcagcaagagagtcctcggtgtcgctggcgatgaccgagcatcaaggagcgaggagtccccggcgtcgctggcgatgtctaagcaccaaggagcgaggagtccccggcgtcgctggcgatgaccgagcaccgaggagcgaggagtccccggcgtcgctggcgatgtccgagcaccaaggagcgaggagtccccggcgtcgctggtgatgaccgagcatcgaggagcgaggagtccatggcatcgctggcgatgaccgagcaccgaggagcgaggagtccccgatgtcgctggcgatgaccgagcaccgaggagcaaggagtccctggcatcgctggtgatgtccgagcaccgaggagcgtggagtccctgacgtcgctggcgatgacctagcactgaggagcgaggagtccccggtgttgctggcgatgtccaagcaccgaggagcgaggagtccccggcgtcgctggcgatgtccgagcaccgaggagcgaggagttcccggcgtcgctggcgatgaccgagcaccgaggagcaaggagtccccggcgtcgctggcgatgaccgagcaccgaggagcgaggagtccctagcgtagatggcgatgaccgagcgccgaggagcgaggagtccctagcgtaggcggcgatgaccgagcatcgaggagcgaggagtccccggcattgctggcgatgaccgagcaccaaggagcaaggagcgaggagtacccggcataggcggcgatgactgagcaccgaggagcgaggagtccccggcgtcgctggcgatgactgagcaccgaggagcaaggagcgaggagtccctggtgtaggcggcgatgaccgagcaccgaggagcgaggagtctccggcgtcactggcgatgtccgaacaccgtggagtgaggagtctccggcgtagacggcgatgaccgagcgccgaggagcgaggagcgaggagtcccgagcgtaggcggcgatgaccgagcatcaaggagcgaggagtccccggcgttgcttgcgatgactgagcaccgaggagcaaggagcaaGGAGTACCTGGCGCAggcggcgatgactgagcaccgaggagcgaggagtccccggcgtcactggtgatgaccgagcaccgaggagcaaggagcgaggagtccctggcgtaggcggcgatgaccgagcaccgaggagcgaggagtccccagcgtcgctggcgatgaccgagcatcgaggagtccccagcataggcggcgatgaccgagcgctgaggagcgaggagtccccggtgtcgctggcgatgaccgagcaccaaggagcaaggagcgaggagtccccggcgtaggcggcgatgaccgaacaccgaggagcgaggagtccccggcgtcgctgacgatgaccgagcaccgaggagtccccagcgtaggtggcgatgaccgagcaccgaggagcgaggagtcctcggcgtcgatggcgatgaccaagcaccgaggagcgaggagtctccggtgtcgttggcgatgatcgagcaccgaggagtcctcggcataggcgacgaggttcgagcaccgacgtagctgacgacgtccgtgcagtgaagtgtgcccaattagtcctcgagcatgaagaatccgagcgctgaggagtaactggcgtagctggcgatgaagcacgagcggcgaacagtctggtccactggtcggcggcgaagtgaacattgagtagaaatgatcggcgaacagtccgatcaactggtcggcgatggagttcatgaaccaagcggtccgaccagttgatcggtggagaagtccgagcaccaggtggtctgatcacctgaacgatgatcctgcaatacaaacatgtagaacgggtagtacatgatgcacaaataaataaacttcggagaaaaatcagcaatggtgatgaaacagcatatgcagttcggtgatcagttggc includes these proteins:
- the LOC136526091 gene encoding uncharacterized protein; this translates as MDEEFAHFVEMIEKVHVSIPLMDVLHVPSYTKYINDIINNKQSLLSMEVVKLTEECSTAILDFPKKKKDPGCPIISRSIGIQYFKQALCDLGASISIMPKAIFDKLNLTQLTPTPMMLPLADSMVRYPVGIAKDIPVKIRDCYIPIDFMVLDMEITKESTLILG